From a single Deltaproteobacteria bacterium genomic region:
- a CDS encoding tetratricopeptide repeat protein → MKANAVADADSPIESSLKPKDEAYYHFAASRMLFLDNRFTESLKELEIAEQLDPDSAYLKYNLALLYISAGRMNEALTKLEESIERDPGFASSYTLLGKVYASSSNPKEREKSVGILERAVDLNPDDAESLLFLAIMDTEAGDYENAEKKFKKITQLYPDNERGYFFLGKLYYEKGDYALAEESYKEALNINPSFGLALVELAIVYEQQGRFKESEKIYKDVIVLYPNSLESYVRYGNFLFRVNRMEDAREQFEKAETLDFQNPDLKLRLGLLYIENREYDKAIEEFQLILMGNPEDERAKYYLALGYIETGRYESALEILNSVPAYSEFYDESLVQKAFIFEKQGFLEESLRMMEEVYAREPNNEVIVNYLGSVYRKMGRDEDAVRLYENFLDTNKVSETIYYSLGVTYYLVDREDKSIATMKKLIEINPDHADALNFVGYSYAEKGENLDEAEALVKKALSISPNKGYILDSLGWVYYKQGRYGEAIDALKEALELESSDPAIFEHLGDVYSDLGDNSAALGYYREGLKMLASDGTGSKEENEIKERLQEKINRITQNPNVES, encoded by the coding sequence GTGAAAGCAAACGCAGTGGCGGATGCCGACTCTCCGATCGAATCCTCGTTGAAACCGAAGGACGAGGCCTATTACCATTTTGCGGCCTCAAGGATGCTATTTCTCGATAACAGGTTCACTGAATCGCTAAAGGAGCTTGAAATTGCCGAGCAGCTTGACCCGGATTCCGCCTATTTGAAATACAACCTGGCTCTCCTTTATATCTCGGCCGGAAGGATGAATGAAGCCCTCACGAAGCTTGAAGAATCCATAGAGCGAGACCCCGGTTTTGCCTCTTCATATACACTTCTCGGCAAAGTCTATGCCTCCTCCTCAAATCCGAAAGAAAGGGAGAAATCCGTCGGAATTCTCGAACGCGCCGTAGACCTCAATCCCGATGACGCCGAAAGCCTGCTTTTCCTCGCGATAATGGATACAGAGGCCGGGGATTACGAGAACGCCGAAAAGAAATTCAAAAAGATCACCCAGCTCTACCCGGATAACGAAAGGGGATATTTTTTTCTGGGAAAACTTTATTACGAAAAAGGGGATTATGCCCTGGCGGAGGAGAGTTACAAGGAGGCGCTTAACATAAATCCCAGCTTCGGCCTTGCCCTTGTCGAGCTTGCTATTGTGTATGAGCAGCAGGGCAGATTTAAAGAGTCGGAGAAAATTTACAAGGATGTCATAGTGCTTTATCCGAACAGCCTCGAGTCTTACGTCCGTTACGGTAATTTCCTTTTCAGGGTAAACCGCATGGAAGACGCGAGAGAGCAATTCGAGAAGGCGGAAACGCTGGACTTTCAAAACCCTGACCTCAAGCTCAGGCTGGGGCTCCTTTATATCGAGAACAGGGAGTACGACAAAGCTATCGAAGAGTTTCAGCTCATACTCATGGGGAATCCCGAGGACGAAAGGGCAAAATACTATCTGGCCCTCGGTTATATAGAGACGGGGAGATACGAATCGGCGCTAGAAATCCTGAACTCCGTACCTGCGTATTCGGAATTCTATGATGAGAGTCTGGTACAAAAGGCCTTTATATTCGAGAAACAGGGTTTCCTGGAAGAATCGCTCAGAATGATGGAGGAGGTATACGCCAGGGAGCCGAATAACGAAGTAATAGTGAATTATCTGGGCAGCGTTTACAGGAAAATGGGCAGGGATGAAGATGCCGTCAGGCTTTATGAGAACTTCCTGGATACAAACAAGGTCAGCGAAACTATATATTATTCCCTCGGCGTCACATATTATCTGGTAGATCGGGAAGATAAGTCGATCGCCACGATGAAAAAGCTGATAGAGATAAACCCCGATCACGCCGACGCCCTCAATTTTGTGGGATATTCATATGCGGAAAAGGGGGAAAATCTCGATGAAGCTGAAGCGCTCGTCAAGAAAGCCCTCAGTATTTCACCCAATAAAGGGTATATACTGGACAGTCTGGGATGGGTCTATTACAAGCAGGGCAGATACGGGGAAGCGATAGATGCGCTGAAGGAGGCTCTTGAGCTTGAGTCCAGCGACCCCGCGATTTTCGAGCACCTGGGTGACGTGTACAGCGATCTGGGTGATAACTCCGCCGCTCTTGGATATTACAGAGAGGGTTTAAAAATGCTTGCCAGTGACGGAACCGGCAGCAAGGAAGAAAATGAAATCAAAGAAAGACTGCAGGAAAAAATAAATCGTATAACACAAAATCCAAACGTCGAAAGCTAG
- a CDS encoding biopolymer transporter ExbD, with protein sequence MRFRPVKKTKNGIGSTLDLTPIVDVVFNLLIFFALSLNFAATSGGINVKLPSATSAEPVKTEQVTINMTKDGKLFYNDKTIDIEGLRERLKGIEDKDSIVIIRADDSVPHGKVVEVMDIAKSEGLSRLAIAVQQSASTGAEENGE encoded by the coding sequence ATGAGGTTCAGACCAGTCAAGAAAACCAAAAACGGTATAGGGAGCACGCTCGATCTCACGCCTATCGTGGACGTGGTGTTCAACCTGCTCATATTCTTCGCGCTTTCGCTTAATTTCGCGGCGACTTCAGGGGGCATCAACGTAAAGCTCCCTTCCGCCACCTCCGCCGAGCCTGTAAAGACCGAGCAGGTTACAATTAACATGACCAAAGACGGCAAGCTGTTCTATAACGATAAAACTATCGACATAGAGGGACTCAGGGAAAGGCTGAAAGGGATAGAGGACAAGGACTCCATTGTAATTATAAGGGCCGATGATTCCGTGCCGCACGGTAAAGTCGTGGAGGTCATGGATATAGCGAAATCGGAAGGTCTCTCCAGACTCGCAATAGCGGTGCAGCAGTCCGCATCGACGGGCGCCGAGGAAAACGGCGAATAA
- a CDS encoding DMT family transporter: MAKEISANSSEDRFPLKGYLFLVGTALFTAISYALGRAVDRSLTPEAITFFWFLGAFLCAFLVVMSVPSQRAEIKNLRKYTRIFIYSSILTAIGAALWISAIKTIGIPLTSFLMKAQTLFSLMLGMIFLGERLNRGESVGIVITVAGGVVVAYQSDISLLIGTFMALGAAFFYSTLAFAVKKVAQNLNMLTVATLRALGVSLVLIIYLIVTGTLEMPEPVDLIYMAFGGITGAFIAKGCQFQAIKLIDVSRTTAVMPMESLFVVLLSYFIFDEIPSVLRLLGGAAIITGVIFLVIYRDVKPIDLGEGE; the protein is encoded by the coding sequence ATGGCAAAAGAAATATCTGCTAATTCAAGTGAAGACAGATTTCCGCTTAAGGGATATCTCTTCCTTGTGGGTACAGCTCTATTCACGGCGATTTCCTACGCCCTTGGGAGAGCGGTGGACAGGAGTCTTACGCCCGAGGCCATAACGTTTTTCTGGTTTCTGGGTGCATTCCTCTGCGCGTTCCTGGTTGTAATGTCAGTACCCTCCCAAAGAGCCGAGATAAAGAATCTGAGAAAATACACGAGAATTTTTATATACAGCTCGATACTTACCGCGATCGGGGCCGCCCTCTGGATCTCCGCCATTAAGACAATAGGAATACCCCTCACCTCCTTTCTTATGAAGGCTCAGACCCTTTTCTCCCTTATGCTCGGTATGATATTCCTGGGTGAGAGGCTCAACAGGGGGGAGAGCGTCGGTATCGTGATAACTGTAGCCGGGGGGGTAGTGGTGGCTTATCAGAGCGACATATCTCTTCTGATCGGCACATTCATGGCGTTAGGCGCGGCTTTTTTCTATTCGACGTTGGCTTTCGCCGTAAAGAAAGTCGCGCAAAACCTTAATATGCTTACCGTGGCTACGCTCAGGGCGCTCGGAGTATCACTTGTCCTGATTATATATCTAATAGTGACAGGAACACTCGAGATGCCCGAGCCTGTAGACTTAATCTACATGGCCTTCGGTGGGATAACGGGGGCTTTTATAGCAAAGGGGTGCCAGTTTCAGGCGATCAAGCTCATTGACGTCTCGAGGACTACCGCCGTAATGCCCATGGAGTCCCTGTTCGTCGTGCTGCTGTCCTATTTCATATTCGACGAGATACCGTCTGTCTTAAGGCTCCTAGGCGGGGCGGCGATAATCACCGGCGTGATATTCCTGGTTATATACAGGGATGTTAAGCCGATTGACCTCGGCGAGGGAGAGTGA
- a CDS encoding bile acid:sodium symporter family protein produces MSSINSAVTSYFTFWIIILSVVAYLAPAPLAGLTYLIVPVLGIIMFGMGMTLTAGDFKRILESPKDVAVGVAAQYGIMPFLGFALAEIFGLGSVLAAGVVLVGSCPGGTASNVITYLAKGDLALSVTMTSVSTLLSPLMIPFLMYVYAGQWIDVPVLQLFVSTLQIIILPVALGLGIRTVLGDRIRYALPVMPAVSSVSIIFIVAVIVAANAGSIAEVGLSIGAVVILHNTLGLSIGYFGARIFGMDKTRARAVSIEVGMQNSGLAVALANAHFGALTALPGAVFSVWANISGSALAWWWRRNISNAGD; encoded by the coding sequence TTGAGTTCGATAAACAGCGCCGTAACCAGCTACTTCACTTTCTGGATTATCATTTTATCGGTTGTCGCCTACCTGGCCCCCGCGCCGCTTGCGGGCTTGACCTATCTCATAGTTCCGGTTCTGGGAATCATAATGTTCGGGATGGGAATGACGCTCACCGCAGGCGACTTCAAGAGAATACTCGAAAGTCCCAAAGACGTAGCGGTGGGCGTAGCGGCTCAGTACGGAATTATGCCCTTTTTGGGTTTCGCGCTCGCCGAGATATTCGGCCTCGGCTCAGTGCTTGCAGCGGGCGTAGTGCTGGTCGGCTCATGCCCCGGGGGGACGGCCTCTAACGTTATCACCTATCTTGCAAAAGGGGACCTTGCGCTCTCGGTTACGATGACCTCAGTTTCGACCCTACTCTCGCCCCTCATGATCCCCTTTCTTATGTACGTCTATGCGGGGCAGTGGATTGACGTCCCGGTCCTCCAGCTGTTTGTCTCTACGCTGCAGATTATTATCCTTCCCGTCGCGCTCGGCCTCGGGATCAGAACGGTCCTCGGGGACAGGATAAGATACGCCCTGCCCGTTATGCCCGCTGTGTCGTCAGTGTCTATAATTTTTATAGTCGCAGTAATAGTGGCGGCAAACGCCGGCTCCATAGCGGAAGTCGGTCTAAGCATTGGAGCCGTTGTTATACTACACAACACGCTCGGTTTATCGATAGGCTACTTTGGCGCGAGGATTTTCGGAATGGACAAGACAAGGGCGCGAGCCGTATCCATAGAGGTGGGCATGCAGAACTCGGGGCTTGCCGTCGCGCTCGCCAATGCACATTTCGGCGCGCTCACTGCTCTGCCTGGCGCCGTGTTCAGTGTATGGGCTAACATTTCGGGCAGCGCTCTTGCGTGGTGGTGGAGAAGAAATATTTCAAACGCAGGCGATTGA
- a CDS encoding proline--tRNA ligase, giving the protein MRYSTYFIPTLKEDPADAEVVSHKLMLRAGMIRKLAAGIYNYLPLGLRSISKVENIVREEMDRAGAIELLMPAVLPAELWIESGRWEYYGKELLRFKDRVDREFCIGPTHEEIITDIVRRDIKSYKQLPVNLYQIQTKFRDEIRPRFGVMRAREFIMKDAYSFDADVEGAERSYWAMYKAYNRIFERCGLEFRAVLADTGNIGGSFSHEFMVLAPTGEDVIMSCAKCDYAANLELAEIGGTEGSPEGDQGGADPVEEVHTPELKTVEEVAQVLNVTPSNLIKTMIVEADGKPIAALVRGDHELSLTKLRKAIGAEIVELASAEIIQNVTGGPMGFSGPVGLKVRTVADKAVAGMGSSVTGANKADYHIINVSLGRDYEVKGFYDIRVASDGDKCPKCDGVLTSTRGIEVGHVFMLGTKYSEAMNATFVDSDGKEKPFIMGCYGIGIGRTVAAAIEQNHDENGMILPKSLAPFQVTVLPLKIKDEDIMSASEKIYEELTGRGYEVIIDDRDVGPGFKFKDAELIGIPVQVAVGPRTIKEGEAEVKLRKGGISKNVRLEDVVKEVETLLS; this is encoded by the coding sequence GTGAGATATTCTACATACTTTATACCGACACTCAAAGAAGACCCGGCGGACGCCGAGGTAGTGAGCCACAAGCTTATGCTAAGGGCCGGGATGATAAGGAAGCTCGCCGCCGGAATTTACAACTACCTGCCTCTCGGCCTCCGTTCTATAAGTAAAGTCGAGAATATCGTCCGCGAGGAGATGGACAGGGCAGGGGCCATAGAGCTGCTTATGCCCGCGGTTCTGCCCGCTGAGTTATGGATAGAGAGCGGAAGGTGGGAATATTACGGGAAGGAGCTTCTGCGTTTCAAGGACAGGGTCGATAGGGAGTTCTGCATCGGCCCTACTCATGAAGAGATAATTACCGATATAGTAAGGCGGGACATCAAGTCTTACAAGCAATTACCCGTAAACCTCTACCAGATACAGACGAAGTTCAGGGACGAGATACGCCCGCGGTTCGGCGTGATGCGCGCGCGGGAGTTTATAATGAAGGACGCTTACAGCTTTGACGCTGACGTAGAGGGGGCGGAGAGGTCTTACTGGGCGATGTACAAGGCGTATAACCGTATATTCGAGAGGTGCGGTCTCGAATTCAGGGCCGTGCTGGCCGACACGGGAAACATAGGCGGGAGCTTCTCGCACGAGTTTATGGTTCTCGCGCCTACGGGGGAAGACGTAATCATGAGCTGCGCCAAGTGCGATTATGCGGCAAACCTGGAGCTGGCCGAGATAGGAGGGACCGAAGGTTCCCCGGAAGGGGACCAAGGGGGGGCTGATCCGGTAGAAGAGGTTCATACGCCTGAGCTGAAAACAGTTGAAGAAGTTGCTCAAGTATTAAATGTAACTCCCTCTAATCTAATCAAAACAATGATAGTCGAGGCTGATGGAAAGCCAATAGCAGCTCTCGTGAGAGGCGACCACGAGCTTAGTCTGACAAAGCTCAGGAAAGCGATAGGGGCCGAGATAGTGGAGCTTGCCTCGGCTGAGATTATACAAAACGTGACGGGCGGCCCGATGGGTTTCAGCGGCCCTGTGGGGCTAAAAGTCAGAACCGTCGCTGACAAGGCCGTAGCAGGGATGGGAAGCTCCGTCACGGGGGCGAATAAAGCGGATTATCACATAATAAACGTGAGTCTCGGAAGGGATTACGAAGTTAAGGGGTTCTACGACATCAGGGTAGCCTCCGACGGGGACAAATGCCCCAAATGCGATGGCGTATTGACCTCGACAAGGGGTATAGAGGTGGGGCACGTATTTATGCTGGGCACGAAATACTCAGAGGCCATGAACGCGACGTTCGTCGATTCCGACGGGAAGGAGAAGCCGTTTATCATGGGATGTTACGGTATAGGCATCGGGCGCACTGTAGCGGCGGCGATAGAGCAGAACCACGACGAGAACGGGATGATTTTACCGAAATCTCTCGCCCCTTTTCAGGTGACTGTATTGCCGCTCAAGATAAAGGACGAGGACATAATGTCCGCTTCTGAAAAGATATACGAAGAATTAACCGGCAGGGGATACGAGGTGATTATAGACGACAGGGACGTAGGCCCGGGATTCAAGTTCAAGGACGCCGAGCTGATCGGAATCCCCGTACAGGTAGCGGTAGGGCCGAGGACGATAAAGGAAGGGGAGGCTGAGGTAAAGCTCAGGAAGGGCGGTATCTCGAAAAACGTGAGGCTCGAAGACGTTGTGAAGGAAGTGGAGACACTGCTCTCTTAA
- a CDS encoding LysE family translocator has product MDLTYFIKGFVVGIVITAPVGPVGALIVQRTINNGRFSGMVSGVGASVGDAVYAVIAAFGLTFISGLIAENEVWVRVIGGIILLVFGVRVYSSRPPSYSEPDSDVNHFGTFGSAFLLTLSNPIVILSILALFAILGVTKQGDYYRAASILVLGIFAGCLFLWTALCWVVANLRGRIGERGLSYVNKITGIFILACGVYAFLSILGIQAA; this is encoded by the coding sequence ATGGATTTAACTTATTTCATTAAAGGATTCGTAGTAGGAATAGTAATCACCGCCCCGGTAGGACCGGTAGGCGCGCTTATAGTCCAGCGCACGATAAATAACGGCAGGTTCTCGGGCATGGTATCCGGGGTAGGAGCATCAGTAGGGGACGCCGTTTATGCGGTAATAGCCGCGTTCGGCCTCACATTCATATCGGGACTGATTGCCGAAAACGAAGTCTGGGTGCGGGTTATAGGCGGCATAATTCTCCTCGTCTTCGGCGTGCGTGTGTACTCCTCGAGGCCGCCTTCCTATTCGGAGCCTGACAGCGACGTAAATCATTTCGGCACATTCGGCTCCGCATTCCTGCTTACGCTCTCAAACCCGATAGTCATACTCTCGATACTCGCTCTCTTCGCCATACTGGGCGTCACAAAGCAGGGTGACTATTACAGAGCTGCCTCAATACTTGTACTGGGTATTTTCGCCGGGTGTCTTTTTCTATGGACCGCGCTATGCTGGGTGGTTGCGAACCTGAGAGGAAGGATAGGCGAGAGGGGTCTTTCCTATGTAAACAAGATAACCGGAATCTTCATACTTGCCTGCGGGGTGTATGCGTTCTTAAGTATTCTGGGCATTCAGGCGGCATAG
- a CDS encoding adenosine deaminase: MEQGLKTYIHLLPKAELHLHIEGTLEPEMMFELAERNSVKLPYASVEEVGQAYKFNNLQNFLNIYYNSSNVLFNEQDFYDLTVAYLRKAASQNVRHAEIFFDPQAHARRGVPLGAVVEGITGALEYGRLSLGINSGLILCFLRDLSAESAMSTLHQALPYKDGIIAVGLDSAEADNPPGKFKEVFDRARSEGFLTVAHAGEEGPPGYIWEAIDLLKVSRIDHGVRCSGDEKLMQYLADTQLPLTVCPLSNVKLRVFDEMKDHNIKRLLERGIRVTINSDDPAYFGGYVEENYLAVEQALGLGSRQLAQIAKNSFTASFLDEVEKKRHIDEIDGL, translated from the coding sequence ATGGAGCAAGGACTCAAAACCTACATCCACCTGCTGCCTAAGGCCGAGCTTCACCTCCATATTGAAGGCACGCTTGAGCCGGAAATGATGTTTGAGCTCGCGGAACGAAACTCTGTCAAACTGCCTTACGCCTCGGTTGAAGAGGTCGGTCAAGCCTACAAATTCAATAATTTGCAGAATTTCCTCAATATCTACTACAACTCCTCAAACGTGTTGTTCAATGAGCAGGATTTTTACGATCTCACTGTGGCCTATTTGCGAAAAGCCGCGTCGCAAAACGTACGGCACGCCGAGATTTTCTTCGATCCTCAAGCCCATGCAAGGCGCGGTGTTCCTCTCGGTGCAGTGGTTGAGGGCATAACAGGCGCCCTAGAGTATGGACGCCTCAGCCTGGGCATAAACTCGGGGCTTATCCTCTGCTTTTTACGCGACCTGAGCGCGGAGTCGGCTATGTCTACGCTTCATCAAGCGCTGCCGTATAAGGACGGTATTATCGCCGTGGGTCTCGATTCCGCCGAAGCCGACAATCCCCCCGGCAAATTTAAAGAAGTCTTCGATAGAGCCCGGAGTGAAGGTTTCCTGACCGTCGCTCACGCCGGTGAGGAGGGGCCGCCCGGGTATATATGGGAGGCTATCGATTTGCTCAAGGTATCGCGGATCGATCACGGCGTCAGGTGTAGCGGCGATGAGAAATTAATGCAGTATCTGGCCGATACGCAATTGCCGCTAACGGTATGTCCTCTATCCAATGTAAAGCTCCGCGTTTTCGACGAGATGAAAGATCACAACATTAAGCGCCTGCTGGAGCGCGGAATCAGGGTTACGATAAACTCGGATGACCCCGCCTATTTCGGAGGCTATGTTGAAGAGAATTATCTAGCGGTGGAGCAAGCCCTCGGACTCGGCAGCCGGCAGCTCGCTCAAATCGCCAAAAACAGCTTCACCGCATCCTTTCTTGACGAGGTGGAAAAGAAACGCCACATAGATGAAATAGACGGACTATAA
- a CDS encoding MotA/TolQ/ExbB proton channel family protein, with the protein MDFNNGIFEMISKGGFFIYPIILCSVVGLAIFLQKMFVLRPKKVIPDYFLGHLYRLLSQGKMREAQVYARANDSSISRVAIAGLENAGRHKEELKEEIEEAGRKEALDLTRYIEGLGAISNVATLLGLLGTISGMIKIFRVIADKPIVNPPELAGGISEALYTTALGLLIAIPAFIAYKYIAGRADELISLMEEEGRKILEYVTLANDKDSQRKEEARDVSV; encoded by the coding sequence ATGGATTTCAACAATGGAATATTCGAAATGATCAGCAAGGGCGGATTTTTCATATATCCGATCATCCTGTGCTCGGTGGTGGGCCTGGCCATATTCCTGCAGAAGATGTTTGTCCTGAGACCCAAGAAGGTGATACCCGACTATTTTCTGGGACATCTCTACAGGCTGCTCTCTCAGGGGAAGATGAGGGAAGCTCAGGTTTACGCGAGGGCGAACGATTCCTCTATCTCAAGAGTCGCCATAGCGGGGCTGGAAAACGCGGGCAGGCACAAAGAGGAGCTCAAGGAGGAAATCGAGGAAGCGGGCAGAAAAGAGGCGCTCGATCTAACGAGGTATATAGAGGGACTGGGCGCCATCAGTAACGTCGCCACGCTGCTCGGACTTCTGGGGACTATTTCGGGTATGATCAAGATATTCAGGGTTATTGCGGATAAACCCATCGTAAACCCGCCCGAGCTTGCGGGCGGTATATCCGAAGCTCTCTATACTACGGCCCTCGGGCTTCTCATAGCAATCCCCGCGTTCATAGCCTACAAGTACATTGCGGGCAGAGCCGACGAGCTTATATCGCTCATGGAAGAGGAAGGGAGGAAGATACTCGAATACGTAACGCTCGCCAATGATAAAGACTCCCAAAGAAAAGAGGAAGCAAGGGACGTATCGGTATGA
- a CDS encoding HPr family phosphocarrier protein — protein sequence MSEIEVVKEFTVKNKLGLHARAAAVFVRLSGKFSSDVKLSKDGYEVDGKSILGVLSLAATKGSEVRVVTRGDDAAAAMKEIEDLIESGFGEGV from the coding sequence GTGTCCGAAATAGAGGTTGTCAAAGAATTTACAGTTAAGAACAAACTGGGTCTGCATGCCCGTGCGGCGGCCGTTTTCGTCAGGCTGTCGGGCAAATTCAGCTCCGACGTAAAGCTGAGCAAAGACGGATACGAAGTCGACGGTAAAAGCATACTTGGGGTGCTGTCGCTGGCTGCTACGAAGGGAAGCGAAGTAAGGGTTGTCACCAGGGGGGATGACGCGGCTGCAGCCATGAAGGAAATCGAGGATCTCATCGAAAGCGGTTTCGGAGAAGGCGTATGA
- the ptsP gene encoding phosphoenolpyruvate--protein phosphotransferase, with product MRVERKGIPISTGIALGKVVLLDRSRMIVERTTIDAEHIESEKERFLTAVGQSKEQLVSIRERLESSDTGEHLQILNINIMMLEDELFSDEVMRFIEAELVNAEWAVNSVLSKKSEAFKNVEDVYMKERLADIYYMGERILRNLHGVSDELPELAHDSVLVAHDISAVDVVGYAKHHITGIATDIGAPTSHSAIVARSLGIPTVMGLEDITLRASPGDTIFIDGYKGAVILTPDEGEREGFRSRRSDYIALEKKLLDYAKLPGRTLDGKEIKVNANIEIIEELNHAVCYGAEGIGMYRTEFLFTKSVYFPNEEEQLESYRKVMSALNSPLVTIRTLDIGGDKFPAGMEPTNRLNPALGLRGIRYSLQDEGTFRTQIRAILGASRGGKVRILIPMVSTLGEIRDSKRIISEIARETGTDGSWEIGVMIETPSAAILTSDIAEEVDFLSIGTNDLIQYTLAVDRINDHVSYLYTPFHPAILRLIRGIVESAHEKGIPVSVCGEMASQLSCVPLLVGMGVDELSMNTHSIPKVKKLLNTITEKESREITKNCLKLKTESEIKDYATNEVVKNWGEKFPPEFVAEIVSGN from the coding sequence ATGAGGGTCGAAAGAAAAGGAATTCCGATATCGACCGGGATAGCTCTTGGCAAGGTGGTGCTTCTCGACCGTTCCAGGATGATCGTGGAGCGGACGACGATAGACGCGGAGCATATAGAGTCGGAGAAAGAGAGGTTTCTCACCGCTGTCGGACAATCCAAGGAACAGCTTGTTTCCATCAGGGAAAGACTCGAGTCGTCCGACACGGGTGAGCACCTGCAAATACTGAATATCAACATTATGATGCTCGAGGACGAGCTGTTCTCGGACGAGGTGATGAGGTTCATCGAGGCCGAGCTGGTGAACGCAGAGTGGGCGGTGAACTCCGTGCTGTCGAAGAAGAGCGAAGCATTTAAAAACGTTGAAGACGTATATATGAAAGAGAGACTTGCGGATATTTACTACATGGGCGAGAGGATTCTACGGAACCTTCACGGGGTAAGTGATGAGTTGCCCGAGCTGGCGCACGATTCCGTTCTCGTCGCTCATGACATCTCCGCCGTAGATGTCGTGGGTTACGCCAAGCACCATATAACCGGTATTGCGACCGATATCGGGGCCCCCACTTCCCACAGCGCGATCGTCGCCAGATCGCTCGGTATCCCCACGGTGATGGGACTTGAGGATATAACTCTCAGGGCGTCCCCGGGAGACACAATTTTCATAGACGGATACAAAGGCGCTGTAATTCTCACTCCCGACGAGGGGGAGAGGGAGGGGTTCAGGAGCAGGAGGAGCGACTACATCGCGCTTGAGAAGAAGCTTCTGGATTATGCGAAGCTCCCGGGCAGGACCCTTGACGGGAAGGAAATAAAAGTAAACGCGAATATAGAAATAATAGAAGAGCTCAATCACGCTGTGTGCTACGGGGCTGAGGGGATAGGGATGTACCGTACGGAATTCCTTTTCACGAAATCCGTTTATTTCCCGAACGAAGAAGAGCAGCTGGAAAGTTATAGAAAAGTGATGTCGGCTCTTAATTCACCCCTGGTAACGATAAGAACCCTTGATATAGGCGGCGACAAATTCCCCGCCGGTATGGAGCCCACGAACCGCTTAAACCCCGCTCTCGGCTTGAGGGGGATAAGATACTCACTTCAGGACGAGGGTACGTTCCGCACACAGATAAGAGCAATCCTCGGGGCATCCCGCGGCGGCAAGGTAAGGATATTAATTCCTATGGTTTCCACGCTCGGAGAAATCAGAGATTCAAAAAGGATTATATCCGAGATTGCCCGGGAGACCGGTACGGACGGCTCGTGGGAAATAGGCGTTATGATTGAGACGCCTTCAGCCGCTATATTGACCTCCGATATCGCCGAAGAGGTGGATTTTTTAAGTATAGGAACAAACGATCTCATTCAATATACTCTGGCCGTGGACAGAATAAACGATCATGTTTCCTACCTCTACACACCGTTTCATCCTGCGATCCTGCGTCTTATAAGGGGCATCGTCGAATCCGCGCATGAGAAAGGCATTCCCGTAAGCGTATGCGGCGAGATGGCGAGCCAGCTCTCCTGTGTGCCGCTGCTTGTCGGAATGGGCGTGGATGAGCTCAGCATGAACACCCATTCCATACCCAAAGTGAAAAAGCTCCTCAACACGATTACCGAAAAGGAATCGAGGGAGATAACAAAAAATTGCCTTAAGCTGAAAACAGAATCGGAAATAAAGGACTACGCGACTAACGAAGTCGTAAAAAACTGGGGAGAGAAATTCCCTCCGGAGTTCGTTGCCGAGATCGTATCCGGGAACTGA